From a single Brassica rapa cultivar Chiifu-401-42 chromosome A01, CAAS_Brap_v3.01, whole genome shotgun sequence genomic region:
- the LOC103867223 gene encoding uncharacterized protein LOC103867223 has product MVAKRNSKKLRPSKISDPDTLFRFLASSIASAAQVSKQPILKHLLCILGKLSSTQLINWDSGNVASRYWNLKSSGESVSFVDVCGLSDVLFTELDRSFEILLRKESCYTFASGEESIELAILYLRCCMKIITLLLPGHDMALENAKTLLSILSGLISATYEGTSSSDETRRTFLRTGLEVFIDEVLVNKSIRDLLFRVDPAFSSCILFSRHDMAGVLEMVSAHFILSVSDEKLNEMYVERLYWKQVSPVRPPQLTISAATSLLLDPAMFSAPRMIHAYVVLLVSDAIGICCVKGLDLQLFDRCVDAFDKSVVLYTRYTCKDENEPSEKFGVSTSSSRMRTTHLLLPSTLEKVNEVTVKLKDSWSSYHSSNAKRENDELVACSVAYAKETLTVFDSSYSENTLSQILSVLGCAILRASSDDVMDSVLQKYSASSVEDLYLLASILKLMSCSTLQVIRVLRHYRSDDAGDVRSCKEYKSMMDVVQRFEKFSVHLPGQSFLHDRMGSHPHVHLKSKWMLMHFSGLLSVSFALKLDFLMKGSVFGMVISLYLFILEGGDLEALGHSESPSPSIPSKDLEASEAEETAVDRKLSEAIALKFQKTRTLYLGKLSGAKDAENGSDSGVGVEEKSCNGEKYLWLLGEKGDMKSSDVEDLADFIVCEPGKDYRDWIKGRERFRSQKWKCGKAALRRWNKKQKAWRENKRK; this is encoded by the exons ATGGTGGCCAAGCGGAACAGTAAGAAGCTACGTCCTTCGAAGATCTCAGATCCAGACACCTTATTCCGTTTTCTCGCTTCATCTATTGCTTCCGCCGCTCAG GTTTCTAAGCAGCCAATCTTGAAACATCTGTTGTGTATTCTGGGTAAGCTGTCATCAACTCAACTGATCAACTGGGATAGTGGCAACGTTGCCTCGCGTTATTGGAATCTCAAATCCAGTGGAGAATCTGTCAGTTTCGTTGATGTTTGTGGCCTCTCTGATGTGTTGTTCACGGAGCTTGATAGGAGTTTCGAAATCCTGTTAAGAAAAGAGAGTTGTTACACGTTTGCAAGTGGAGAGGAAAGTATTGAATTGGCCATACTGTACTTAAGATGCTGTATGAAGATCATCACTTTACTTTTGCCTGGACACGACATGGCTCTGGAGAATGCGAAAACACTTCTCTCAATCCTCAGTGGTTTGATTTCCGCAACGTATGAGGGTACTTCTTCTTCTGACGAGACCCGCCGTACGTTTCTTCGTACAGGGCTTGAG GTTTTCATCGATGAGGTTTTGGTGAATAAGTCAATCAGGGATCTGCTTTTCCGTGTAGATCCTGCATTCTCCTCATGTATACTGTTCAGTAGGCATGACATGGCCGGTGTGTTGGAAATGGTTTCTGCTCACTTTATCTTATCAGTTTCTGATGAGAAACTAAATGAGATGTATGTTGAGAGATTATACTGGAAGCAAGTTAGTCCGGTTAGACCACCTCAGTTAACCATCAGTGCTGCTACGTCCTTGCTGCTAGACCCCGCGATGTTCTCTGCACCAAGAATGATTCACGCCTATGTGGTTTTATTGGTCTCTGATGCCATCGGTATTTGTTGTGTTAAGGGTTTAGACCTTCAGCTTTTTGATAGATGCGTTGATGCATTTGATAAGTCTGTTGTTCTGTATACACGGTACACGTGTAAGGATGAGAATGAGCCATCTGAGAAGTTTGGTGTTTCGACGAGTAGTTCTCGGATGAGAACAACTCATCTTCTTTTGCCCTCGACACTGGAGAAAGTTAACGAGGTTACAGTGAAGCTAAAGGATTCATGGAGCTCATATCACAGTAGCAATGCCAAGAGAGAAAACGATGAGCTGGTAGCGTGTTCTGTAGCATACGCAAAGGAAACCCTAACTGTATTTGATAGCTCCTACTCAGAAAATACGTTGTCACAGATCTTATCAGTTCTTGGTTGCGCGATACTTAGAGCTAGTTCTGATGATGTCATGGACTCCGTGTTGCAAAAGTACAGCGCATCTAGTGTCGAAGATCTATATCTGCTTGCATCCATACTAAAGCTGATGAGCTGTTCGACATTGCAAGTCATCCGGGTTCTCCGGCATTATCGGTCTGACGACGCTGGGGATGTTCGATCTTGCAAGGAATATAAATCCATGATGGATGTTGTTCAACGTTTTGAAAAGTTCAGCGTTCACTTACCCGGTCAAAGTTTCCTCCACGATAGAATGGGATCTCATCCTCATGTGCATTTGAAATCTAAGTGGATGCTTATGCATTTTTCTGGCTTACTGTCCGTAAGCTTTGCACTTAAGCTTGACTTCCTAATGAAGGGCTCTGTTTTTGGAATGGTGATATCTCTGTATCTATTTATCCTAGAAGGGGGTGACTTGGAAGCACTTGGGCACTCAGAAAGTCCGTCACCTTCCATACCATCCAAAGACTTGGAAGCTTCTGAAGCTGAAGAG ACTGCAGTAGATAGGAAACTGAGCGAGGCAATTGCTTTGAAGTTCCAAAAAACCCGAACTTTGTACTTGGG CAAGCTATCTGGAGCTAAAGATGCAGAGAATGGTTCGGATTCAGGAGTTGGTGTGGAAGAGAAAAGCTGCAACGGAGAGAAATATCTGTGGTTATTGGGCGAAAAAGGCGACATGAAAAGCAGCGACGTGGAGGACCTGGCAGATTTCATAGTGTGTGAGCCCGGGAAGGATTATAGGGATTGGATAAAAGGGAGAGAACGGTTTCGGAGTCAAAAGTGGAAGTGTGGGAAGGCTGCTCTCCGAAGGTGGAACAAGAAGCAAAAGGCTTGGAGAGAGAACAAAAGGAAATAA
- the LOC103867244 gene encoding early nodulin-like protein 2, giving the protein MEFPRTKSLCFFFFFSTALLSFSTISDARRFGVGGSGAWVPNPPEDYGSWAGKSRFLVHDTLYFNYAKGADSVLEVSKADYDGCNTKNPIKKADDGNSEISLDRSGPFYFISGNEDNCKKGQKLAVVVLSVRTSTPPPQASTPGNSPPGSMPPKSSSSPVSPATSPPAPMPPKSSSPVSPSSAPVTSPPGSMSPKSSSPVSPSSSPVTSPPGPMSPESSSPVSPMTSPPSPPSSSPGSSPSGSMAPTSSSAGSPSLAPEGSPSSIASSPSGMGPSGSDMGPSGDGPSSSGDINAPAEAPGSKKSSANGMAVMSVTTVLSLVLTIFVSA; this is encoded by the exons ATGGAGTTTCCAAGAACCAAAAgcctttgtttcttcttcttcttctccacggCCCTCCTCTCTTTCTCAACCATCTCCGATGCACGGAGGTTCGGAGTCGGAGGTAGCGGCGCGTGGGTTCCAAATCCCCCGGAAGATTATGGATCTTGGGCTGGAAAAAGCCGTTTCCTAGTACACGACACACTCT ATTTTAACTACGCCAAGGGAGCTGACTCTGTTCTAGAGGTCAGCAAGGCTGACTACGACGGATGTAACACCAAGAACCCGATCAAGAAAGCTGACGACGGAAACTCTGAGATCTCTCTTGATCGCTCTGGTCCGTTTTACTTCATCAGCGGTAATGAAGATAACTGTAAGAAGGGACAAAAGCTTGCCGTCGTTGTCTTGTCTGTCAGAACTTCGACTCCGCCTCCTCAAGCCTCCACGCCGGGAAACTCTCCGCCAGGTTCAATGCCACCTaagtcttcttcttcccctGTTTCTCCGGCTACTTCTCCACCGGCGCCTATGCCACCTAAATCATCCTCCCCCGTTTCTCCCTCCTCTGCTCCGGTGACTTCTCCGCCGGGATCCATGTCACCTAAGTCCTCATCCCCTGTTTCTCCGTCCTCTTCTCCGGTGACTTCTCCGCCGGGACCAATGTCTCCTGAGTCTTCTTCCCCTGTTTCTCCGATGACTTCTCCTCCATCACCTCCGTCCTCTTCTCCGGGTTCTTCACCGTCGGGATCAATGGCACCAACATCTTCTTCCGCCGGCTCTCCGTCTCTGGCTCCGGAAGGATCTCCTTCCTCTATTGCTTCTTCGCCGTCGGGGATGGGTCCCTCAGGTTCTGATATGGGTCCGTCTGGAGATGGACCGTCAAGCTCCGGTGATATCAATGCGCCGGCGGAAGCTCCAGGCTCGAAAAAATCCTCTGCGAATGGCATGGCCGTTATGTCGGTAACTACAGTTTTAAGTCTGGTCTTAACCATATTTGTGTCAGCTTAA